One part of the Fusobacterium sp. JB019 genome encodes these proteins:
- a CDS encoding NFACT family protein, producing the protein MLYLDGISLSKIIPELENNILNKKIGKIFQNSSLSLSLNFGKKKLIFSCSPSFPICYITEKKEERVIEENSNFLMILRKYIVNSALKKIEQVGYDRIIKFTFSKLNALGEIEKNYLYFEIMGKHSNIILTDDKEEIIGLLKKFSIEENSLRFLFKGAKYVQPVILKKENPNFVSEENFNKYLNEQTLLKNIDGIGKKTTEILKSYEDLKKSLREPIKPVIYLKDNIPILATVLEIKPKDYDDIKEYETFNEMIVEYIDSKLLASSFVVLKNKLVSKVEKEIKKAKKIIKNIEKDIIIMSNYKEYKERGDIFASIMYSVKRGDKIVKTYDFYNNKDIEIEIDPFLSPQNNLNKIYKKYSKLKKGLKISNERILEFKNRKFYLESVLFFINSSEKINELKNLEIELIEEKIIKERVKTKKKKKAKDPSYGTFEIGDKVLYYGRNNKENDYLTFKFANKNDVWFHIKDIPGSHIIVRKEDFEESDDFIKKIGELAAYHSKASIGEKVVVDYTEKKNLNKPKGAPLGFVTYNIFKSIIIKKSI; encoded by the coding sequence GTGTTATATTTAGATGGGATTTCTCTTTCTAAAATTATACCTGAATTAGAAAACAATATATTAAATAAAAAGATAGGGAAAATTTTTCAAAATTCTTCCCTATCTTTGAGTTTAAATTTTGGAAAAAAGAAATTAATTTTTTCTTGTAGTCCGTCTTTTCCAATATGTTATATAACAGAAAAAAAAGAAGAAAGAGTTATAGAAGAGAATTCAAATTTTTTAATGATTTTGAGGAAATATATAGTTAACTCTGCTTTAAAAAAAATAGAACAAGTAGGTTATGATAGAATAATAAAGTTTACTTTTTCAAAATTAAATGCTTTAGGAGAAATAGAAAAAAATTATTTATATTTTGAAATAATGGGGAAACATTCTAATATAATTTTAACAGATGATAAAGAAGAAATTATAGGATTATTAAAGAAATTTTCAATAGAAGAAAATTCTTTAAGATTTTTATTTAAAGGGGCTAAATATGTTCAACCTGTAATATTAAAAAAAGAAAATCCTAACTTTGTTAGTGAAGAAAATTTTAATAAATATTTAAATGAACAAACTCTTTTGAAAAATATAGATGGAATAGGTAAAAAAACAACTGAAATTTTAAAATCATATGAAGATTTAAAAAAATCATTAAGAGAACCTATAAAGCCAGTTATATATTTAAAAGATAATATTCCTATATTAGCAACAGTTTTAGAAATAAAGCCTAAAGATTATGATGATATAAAAGAATATGAAACTTTTAATGAAATGATTGTGGAATATATAGATTCAAAATTATTAGCTTCTTCTTTTGTTGTTTTAAAAAATAAGTTAGTATCTAAGGTTGAAAAAGAAATAAAAAAAGCTAAAAAAATAATTAAGAATATAGAAAAAGATATAATAATTATGTCTAATTATAAAGAATATAAAGAAAGAGGGGATATATTTGCTTCTATAATGTATTCAGTTAAAAGGGGAGACAAGATAGTAAAAACTTATGATTTTTATAATAATAAAGATATTGAAATTGAAATTGATCCTTTTTTAAGTCCTCAAAATAATTTAAATAAGATTTATAAGAAATATTCAAAATTAAAAAAAGGATTAAAAATTTCCAATGAAAGAATTTTGGAGTTTAAAAATAGAAAATTTTATCTAGAAAGTGTTTTATTTTTTATTAATTCTAGTGAAAAAATAAATGAATTAAAAAATTTAGAGATTGAATTAATTGAAGAAAAAATAATAAAGGAAAGAGTAAAAACTAAAAAGAAAAAGAAAGCTAAAGATCCAAGTTATGGAACTTTTGAAATAGGAGATAAAGTACTTTATTATGGAAGAAATAATAAAGAAAATGATTATTTAACTTTCAAGTTTGCTAATAAAAATGATGTTTGGTTTCATATAAAAGATATACCAGGTTCTCATATAATTGTAAGAAAAGAAGATTTTGAAGAATCTGATGATTTTATAAAAAAAATAGGAGAGTTAGCTGCTTATCATTCAAAAGCCTCAATTGGTGAAAAAGTAGTGGTAGATTATACAGAAAAGAAAAATTTGAATAAGCCAAAAGGAGCTCCCCTAGGTTTTGTAACATATAATATTTTTAAATCAATAATAATAAAAAAATCTATTTAA
- a CDS encoding MarR family winged helix-turn-helix transcriptional regulator, with protein sequence MSYIKEVNEIFENFYKLFYESEDLALKNGIKCLTHTELHIIEAIGEDSITMNTLSERLAITMGTATVAITKLEEKGFAMRARSNVDRRKVYVSLTPKGSKALEYHNNYHKTIMATITENINKEDLDVFLKTFEKILANLKDKSKFLKPSSITDFPIGSKVSVIEIKGTPIVQDYFMGNGIHSYTELMIKDIKENEKIVLIKQDGEILELNALDAKNIIVVRKEG encoded by the coding sequence ATGTCTTATATAAAGGAAGTAAATGAGATATTTGAAAATTTCTATAAATTATTCTATGAATCAGAAGATTTAGCTTTAAAAAATGGAATAAAATGTTTAACTCATACAGAGTTACATATAATAGAAGCTATTGGAGAAGATTCAATAACAATGAATACATTGTCAGAAAGATTAGCAATAACAATGGGAACAGCAACAGTTGCAATAACAAAATTAGAAGAAAAAGGTTTTGCAATGAGAGCAAGATCAAATGTAGATAGAAGAAAAGTTTATGTTTCTTTAACTCCAAAAGGTTCGAAGGCTTTAGAATACCATAACAATTATCATAAAACAATAATGGCAACTATTACAGAAAATATAAATAAAGAAGATTTAGATGTGTTTTTAAAAACATTTGAAAAAATATTGGCAAATTTAAAGGATAAATCAAAATTTTTAAAGCCTAGTTCAATAACAGATTTTCCAATAGGTTCTAAAGTATCAGTAATAGAAATAAAAGGGACACCAATTGTTCAAGATTATTTCATGGGGAATGGGATACATTCGTATACAGAATTAATGATAAAAGATATAAAAGAAAATGAAAAAATAGTTCTAATAAAACAAGACGGAGAAATTTTAGAATTAAATGCATTAGATGCTAAAAATATAATTGTAGTGAGAAAAGAGGGATAG
- the rpe gene encoding ribulose-phosphate 3-epimerase yields the protein MMKSIKVAPSILSADFSKLGEEIIAIDKAGADWVHIDVMDGIFVPNITFGAPVIKCIREKTKLPFDVHLMITSPERYIEDFVKAGADIIVVHAESTVHLHRVIQQIKSYGVKVGVSLNPATSPEVLKYVIDELDLVLVMSVNPGFGGQSFIESSVEKIREIRKMNKDVEIEVDGGITDKTITKCKEAGANVFVAGSYVFKGEYQERISNLKKEG from the coding sequence ATTATGAAAAGTATTAAGGTTGCTCCTTCAATATTATCAGCAGATTTTAGTAAATTAGGGGAGGAAATCATTGCTATAGATAAAGCAGGAGCTGACTGGGTTCATATAGATGTTATGGATGGAATTTTTGTTCCAAATATTACTTTTGGAGCTCCGGTTATAAAATGTATTAGAGAGAAAACAAAACTTCCTTTTGATGTACATTTAATGATAACTAGTCCAGAAAGATATATAGAAGATTTTGTAAAGGCAGGGGCAGATATAATAGTAGTTCATGCAGAATCTACAGTTCATTTACATAGAGTTATTCAACAAATAAAATCTTATGGAGTAAAAGTAGGAGTTTCTTTAAATCCCGCTACTTCTCCAGAAGTTTTAAAATATGTAATAGATGAATTAGATTTAGTATTAGTAATGAGTGTTAATCCTGGATTTGGAGGACAAAGCTTTATAGAAAGTTCGGTAGAAAAAATTAGGGAAATTAGAAAAATGAATAAGGACGTTGAAATAGAAGTAGACGGAGGAATAACAGATAAAACTATAACAAAATGTAAAGAAGCAGGAGCCAATGTTTTTGTTGCAGGTTCTTATGTCTTTAAAGGAGAATACCAAGAAAGAATTTCTAATCTTAAAAAGGAGGGATAG
- the rsgA gene encoding ribosome small subunit-dependent GTPase A: protein MIYIKGRIINKIQGFYYVKSGEETYECKLRGILKRKDKKDNCVVGDFVDISEDGYITKVYERKNIINRPLVSNIDFLVIQFAAKDPVLEIDRLNFLLLNSSYYKVSPIVVVNKIDLLTNEEKEELNEKLQYLKDINIPVFLISTYENIGIKELEDKIKNKTVAFGGPSGVGKSSILNFLQESKELIVGETSKRLKAGKHTTRDSKLLPSICGGYVIDTPGFSSIEIPPIKDFNELISLFSEFQLEDGEYCKFLDCRHINEPKCLIKEMVEKGKISEIRYNFYKKVYEKLKNERWKNYEKY, encoded by the coding sequence GATTTTATTATGTTAAATCAGGAGAAGAAACTTATGAATGTAAGCTTAGGGGAATTCTTAAAAGAAAAGATAAGAAGGATAACTGTGTTGTTGGAGATTTTGTAGATATATCAGAGGATGGATATATAACAAAAGTATATGAAAGAAAAAATATTATAAATAGACCTTTAGTTTCTAATATAGATTTTTTAGTAATACAGTTTGCAGCAAAGGATCCTGTTTTAGAAATAGATAGATTAAATTTCTTATTGTTAAATAGCTCTTATTATAAAGTATCTCCTATTGTTGTAGTAAATAAAATAGATTTATTAACAAATGAAGAAAAAGAAGAATTAAATGAAAAATTACAATATTTGAAAGATATTAATATTCCTGTATTTTTAATTTCAACTTATGAGAATATAGGAATAAAAGAATTGGAAGATAAGATAAAAAATAAAACAGTTGCTTTTGGAGGACCTAGTGGAGTAGGGAAATCTAGTATACTTAATTTTTTACAAGAATCAAAAGAATTAATAGTTGGAGAAACTAGTAAAAGATTAAAGGCAGGGAAACATACGACAAGAGATTCTAAGTTGCTACCTTCTATTTGCGGTGGATATGTAATTGATACTCCAGGATTTTCTTCTATAGAAATTCCTCCAATAAAAGATTTTAATGAATTAATTTCATTATTTTCAGAATTTCAATTAGAAGACGGAGAATATTGTAAGTTTTTAGATTGTAGGCATATAAATGAACCTAAATGTTTAATAAAAGAAATGGTTGAAAAAGGAAAAATATCTGAAATAAGATATAATTTTTATAAAAAAGTATATGAAAAATTAAAAAATGAAAGGTGGAAAAATTATGAAAAGTATTAA